A single region of the Globicephala melas chromosome 12, mGloMel1.2, whole genome shotgun sequence genome encodes:
- the EMILIN1 gene encoding EMILIN-1 isoform X2, with amino-acid sequence MYRSFLRPRYRVAYKTVTDMEWRCCQGYGGDDCAEGPAPALGPAPTTPRPRPRPARPNLSGSSAGNHLSGLGGEGPGESQKVQQLEEQVQSLTKELQGLRGVLQGLSGRLTEDVQRAVEIAFNGRQQPADAAARPGVHETLSEIQQQLQLLDNRVSTHDQELGHLNTHHSGGGGSGGSRALGPSPAPPGHSEELLRELEQRLQESCSVCLAGLDGFRRQQQEDRERLRALEKLLASVEERQRQLAGQALGRWPAPECCPPELGRRLAELERRLDVVAGSVTVLSGRRGANLGVAAGQGGHPPGYTSLASHLARLEDRFNSTLGPLEEGWRGLPGGLGHWLPAARGQQERLEGLLANVSGELGGRLALLEEQVAGAVQACGQLCSGAPGEQGSEVSEILSALERRVLDSEGQLQLVGSGLHKLGAAGESQQATLEGLQGVAGQLQGRVNALDETAAEFALQLNLTAVRLGQLEGLLQARGDEGCGACGGVQEELGRLRDGVERCSCPLLPARGPGAGPGVGGPSRGPLDGFSVFGGSSGSALQALQGELSEVILTFSSLNDSLHELQTTVEGQGADLADLGATKDRIISEINRLQQEATEHATESEERFRGLEEGQAQAGQCPSLEGRLGRLEGVCERLDTVAGGLQGLREGLSRHVAGLWAGLRETNSTSQTQAALLEKLLGGQAGLGRRLSALNSSLLLLEDRLHQLSLKDLTGPAGEAGPPGPPGVEGPPGPAGPPGPPGKDGQKGPIGPPGPQGEQGAEGAPAASVPRVAFSAALSLPRSEPGTVPFDRVLLNDGGYYDPETGVFTAPIAGRYLLSAVLTGHRHEKVEAVLSRSNLGVARIDSGGYEPEGLENKPVAESQPSPGALGVFSLILPLQAGDTVCIDLVMGQLAHSEEPLTIFSGALLYGDLELEQA; translated from the exons AT gtACCGCAGCTTCCTCCGCCCTCGCTACCGTGTGGCCTACAAAACAGTAACGGATATGGAGTGGAGGTGCTGCCAGGGGTACGGGGGCGATGACTGTGCCGAGGGCCCTGCCCCGGCGCTGGGCCCTGCACCCACCACGCcgcgcccccggccccggcccgccCGCCCCAACCTCTCGGGCTCCAGTGCGGGCAACCACCTGAGTGGACTGGGTGGGGAAG GACCTGGGGAGTCACAAAAGGTGCAGCAGCTGGAGGAGCAGGTGCAGAGCCTGACGAAGGAGCTGCAGGGCCTCCGGGGTGTCCTGCAGGGACTGAGCGGGCGCCTGACGGAAGACGTCCAGAGAGCTGTGGAGATAGCCTTTAATGGGAGGCAGCAGCCCGCAGATGCAGCTGCCCGCCCCGGTGTGCACGAAACCCTCAGCGAGATacagcagcagctgcagctccTGGACAACCGCGTCTCCACCCACGACCAGGAGCTGGGCCATCTCAACACCCATCACAGCGGTGGTGGCGGCAGCGGTGGCAGCAGGGCTCTGGGCCCAAGCCCGGCCCCTCCCGGCCACAGCGAGGAGCTGCTGCGGGAGCTGGAGCAGCGGCTGCAGGAGTCCTGCTCTGTGTGCCTGGCGGGGCTGGATGGCTTCCGCCGGCAGCAGCAGGAGGACAGGGAGCGGCTGCGAGCGCTGGAGAAGCTACTGGCCTCCGTGGAGGAGCGGCAGCGGCAGCTCGCTGGGCAGGCCCTGGGCCGCTGGCCCGCTCCGGAGTGCTGCCCTCCAGAGCTGGGCCGGCGACTGGCTGAACTGGAGCGGAGGCTGGATGTGGTGGCTGGCTCGGTGACAGTGCTGAGCGGGCGGCGAGGCGCCAACCTGGGAGTAGCAGCTGGGCAGGGGGGCCACCCCCCAGGCTATACCAGCTTAGCGTCCCACCTCGCTCGCCTGGAGGACCGATTCAACTCCACCCTGGGCCCCTTGGAGGAGGGCTGGCGGGGGCTTCCCGGGGGCCTGGGCCACTGGCTGCCTGCTGCCCGGGGCCAACAAGAGAGGCTGGAGGGGCTGCTGGCCAACGTGAGCGGGGAGCTGGGGGGGCGGCTGGCTCTGCTGGAGGAGCAGGTGGCAGGGGCTGTGCAGGCATGTGGGCAGCTCTGCTCTGGGGCCCCAGGCGAGCAGGGCTCCGAGGTCAGCGAGATCCTCAGTGCCTTGGAGCGCAGGGTGCTGGACAGCGAGGGGCAACTGCAGCTGGTGGGCTCAGGCCTGCACAAGCTGGGAGCAGCTGGGGAGTCCCAGCAGGCCACGCTGGAGGGACTGCAAGGGGTCGCGGGCCAGCTCCAGGGTCGGGTCAATGCGCTGGATGAGACGGCTGCAGAGTTCGCACTGCAGCTGAATCTCACAGCGGTGCGGCTGGGCCAGCTGGAGGGGCTGCTGCAGGCCCGTGGGGATGAGGGCTGTGGCGCCTGTGGTGGTGTCCAGGAGGAGCTGGGCCGTCTTCGGGATGGTGTGGAGCGCTGCTCCTGCCCCCTGTTGCCCGCACGGGGCCCTGGGGCCGGCCCGGGTGTTGGGGGACCGAGCCGTGGGCCTCTGGATGGCTTCAGTGTGTTCGGGGGCAGCTCAGGCTCAGCCCTCCAGGCCCTGCAGGGAGAGCTCTCCGAGGTTAttctcaccttcagctccctcaaTGACTCACTGCATGAGCTCCAGACCACAGTGGAGGGCCAGGGTGCTGATCTGGCTGACCTGGGAGCCACCAAGGACCGCATCATCTCTGAGATTAACAGGCTGCAGCAGGAGGCCACAGAGCACGCTACAGAGAGTGAGGAGCGCTTCCGAGGCCTGGAAGAGGGACAGGCACAGGCCGGCCAGTGCCCCAGCCTAGAGGGGCGACTGGGCCGCCTGGAGGGAGTCTGTGAGCGGCTGGACACGGTGGCCGGGGGACTGCAGGGCCTGCGCGAAGGCCTCTCCAGACACGTggctgggctctgggctgggctACGGGAAACCAACAGCACCAGCCAGACACAGGCCGCCCTGCTGGAGAAGCTGCTAGGGGGGCAGGCCGGCCTGGGCAGGAGGCTCAGCGCCCTTAACAGCTCCCTGCTGCTCCTGGAGGACCGGCTTCACCAGCTCAGTCTGAAGGACCTCACTG GTCCTGCAGGTGAGGCTGGGCCACCAGGGCCTCCCGGGGTAGAGGGACCCCCAGGCCCTGCCGGACCTCCGGGACCTCCAGGCAAGGATGGACAAAAGGGGCCCATCGGACCACCAG GTCCCCAAGGTGAACAGG GAGCAGAGGGGGCACCAGCAGCCTCTGTGCCCCGGGTGGCCTTTTCAGCTGCCCTGAGTTTGCCCCGCTCTGAACCAGgcacagtgccctttgacagagTCCTGCTCAACGATGGGGGCTACTATGATCCAGAGACTG GCGTGTTCACGGCGCCTATAGCCGGACGCTACTTGCTGAGCGCGGTGCTGACTGGGCACCGGCACGAGAAAGTGGAGGCCGTGCTGTCCCGCTCCAACTTGGGCGTGGCCCGCATAGACTCCGGTGGCTACGAGCCTGAGGGCCTGGAGAATAAGCCGGTGGCCGAGAGCCAGCCCAGCCCGGGCGCCCTAGGCGTCTTCAGCCTCATTCTGCCGCTGCAGGCCGGGGACACGGTCTGCATCGACCTGGTCATGGGGCAGCTGGCGCACTCGGAGGAACCGCTCACCATCTTCAGCGGAGCCCTGCTCTACGGGGACCTGGAGCTAGAACAGGCATAG
- the EMILIN1 gene encoding EMILIN-1 isoform X1, whose product MAPGTLWSCYLCCLLTTAVGAASYPPRGYSLYTGSGGALSPGGPQAQSAPRPASRHRNWCAYVVTRTVSCVLEDGVETFIKPDYQPCGWGQPQCSHSIMYRSFLRPRYRVAYKTVTDMEWRCCQGYGGDDCAEGPAPALGPAPTTPRPRPRPARPNLSGSSAGNHLSGLGGEGPGESQKVQQLEEQVQSLTKELQGLRGVLQGLSGRLTEDVQRAVEIAFNGRQQPADAAARPGVHETLSEIQQQLQLLDNRVSTHDQELGHLNTHHSGGGGSGGSRALGPSPAPPGHSEELLRELEQRLQESCSVCLAGLDGFRRQQQEDRERLRALEKLLASVEERQRQLAGQALGRWPAPECCPPELGRRLAELERRLDVVAGSVTVLSGRRGANLGVAAGQGGHPPGYTSLASHLARLEDRFNSTLGPLEEGWRGLPGGLGHWLPAARGQQERLEGLLANVSGELGGRLALLEEQVAGAVQACGQLCSGAPGEQGSEVSEILSALERRVLDSEGQLQLVGSGLHKLGAAGESQQATLEGLQGVAGQLQGRVNALDETAAEFALQLNLTAVRLGQLEGLLQARGDEGCGACGGVQEELGRLRDGVERCSCPLLPARGPGAGPGVGGPSRGPLDGFSVFGGSSGSALQALQGELSEVILTFSSLNDSLHELQTTVEGQGADLADLGATKDRIISEINRLQQEATEHATESEERFRGLEEGQAQAGQCPSLEGRLGRLEGVCERLDTVAGGLQGLREGLSRHVAGLWAGLRETNSTSQTQAALLEKLLGGQAGLGRRLSALNSSLLLLEDRLHQLSLKDLTGPAGEAGPPGPPGVEGPPGPAGPPGPPGKDGQKGPIGPPGPQGEQGAEGAPAASVPRVAFSAALSLPRSEPGTVPFDRVLLNDGGYYDPETGVFTAPIAGRYLLSAVLTGHRHEKVEAVLSRSNLGVARIDSGGYEPEGLENKPVAESQPSPGALGVFSLILPLQAGDTVCIDLVMGQLAHSEEPLTIFSGALLYGDLELEQA is encoded by the exons ATGGCCCCCGGAACCCTCTGGAGCTGCTACCTCTGCTGCCTGCTGACCACAGCCGTGGGGGCGGCCAGCTACCCTCCTCGCGGTTACAGCCTCTACACTGGGAGTGGCGGGGCCCTCAGCCCTGGGGGACCCCAGGCCCAGAGTGCCCCCCGGCCTGCCAGCCGCCACAG GAACTGGTGTGCCTACGTGGTGACCCGGACAGTGAGCTGTGTCCTTGAGGATGGAGTGGAGACCTTCATCAAGCCTGACTACCAGCCCTGTGGCTGGGGCCAGCCCCAGTGTTCCCACAGCATCAT gtACCGCAGCTTCCTCCGCCCTCGCTACCGTGTGGCCTACAAAACAGTAACGGATATGGAGTGGAGGTGCTGCCAGGGGTACGGGGGCGATGACTGTGCCGAGGGCCCTGCCCCGGCGCTGGGCCCTGCACCCACCACGCcgcgcccccggccccggcccgccCGCCCCAACCTCTCGGGCTCCAGTGCGGGCAACCACCTGAGTGGACTGGGTGGGGAAG GACCTGGGGAGTCACAAAAGGTGCAGCAGCTGGAGGAGCAGGTGCAGAGCCTGACGAAGGAGCTGCAGGGCCTCCGGGGTGTCCTGCAGGGACTGAGCGGGCGCCTGACGGAAGACGTCCAGAGAGCTGTGGAGATAGCCTTTAATGGGAGGCAGCAGCCCGCAGATGCAGCTGCCCGCCCCGGTGTGCACGAAACCCTCAGCGAGATacagcagcagctgcagctccTGGACAACCGCGTCTCCACCCACGACCAGGAGCTGGGCCATCTCAACACCCATCACAGCGGTGGTGGCGGCAGCGGTGGCAGCAGGGCTCTGGGCCCAAGCCCGGCCCCTCCCGGCCACAGCGAGGAGCTGCTGCGGGAGCTGGAGCAGCGGCTGCAGGAGTCCTGCTCTGTGTGCCTGGCGGGGCTGGATGGCTTCCGCCGGCAGCAGCAGGAGGACAGGGAGCGGCTGCGAGCGCTGGAGAAGCTACTGGCCTCCGTGGAGGAGCGGCAGCGGCAGCTCGCTGGGCAGGCCCTGGGCCGCTGGCCCGCTCCGGAGTGCTGCCCTCCAGAGCTGGGCCGGCGACTGGCTGAACTGGAGCGGAGGCTGGATGTGGTGGCTGGCTCGGTGACAGTGCTGAGCGGGCGGCGAGGCGCCAACCTGGGAGTAGCAGCTGGGCAGGGGGGCCACCCCCCAGGCTATACCAGCTTAGCGTCCCACCTCGCTCGCCTGGAGGACCGATTCAACTCCACCCTGGGCCCCTTGGAGGAGGGCTGGCGGGGGCTTCCCGGGGGCCTGGGCCACTGGCTGCCTGCTGCCCGGGGCCAACAAGAGAGGCTGGAGGGGCTGCTGGCCAACGTGAGCGGGGAGCTGGGGGGGCGGCTGGCTCTGCTGGAGGAGCAGGTGGCAGGGGCTGTGCAGGCATGTGGGCAGCTCTGCTCTGGGGCCCCAGGCGAGCAGGGCTCCGAGGTCAGCGAGATCCTCAGTGCCTTGGAGCGCAGGGTGCTGGACAGCGAGGGGCAACTGCAGCTGGTGGGCTCAGGCCTGCACAAGCTGGGAGCAGCTGGGGAGTCCCAGCAGGCCACGCTGGAGGGACTGCAAGGGGTCGCGGGCCAGCTCCAGGGTCGGGTCAATGCGCTGGATGAGACGGCTGCAGAGTTCGCACTGCAGCTGAATCTCACAGCGGTGCGGCTGGGCCAGCTGGAGGGGCTGCTGCAGGCCCGTGGGGATGAGGGCTGTGGCGCCTGTGGTGGTGTCCAGGAGGAGCTGGGCCGTCTTCGGGATGGTGTGGAGCGCTGCTCCTGCCCCCTGTTGCCCGCACGGGGCCCTGGGGCCGGCCCGGGTGTTGGGGGACCGAGCCGTGGGCCTCTGGATGGCTTCAGTGTGTTCGGGGGCAGCTCAGGCTCAGCCCTCCAGGCCCTGCAGGGAGAGCTCTCCGAGGTTAttctcaccttcagctccctcaaTGACTCACTGCATGAGCTCCAGACCACAGTGGAGGGCCAGGGTGCTGATCTGGCTGACCTGGGAGCCACCAAGGACCGCATCATCTCTGAGATTAACAGGCTGCAGCAGGAGGCCACAGAGCACGCTACAGAGAGTGAGGAGCGCTTCCGAGGCCTGGAAGAGGGACAGGCACAGGCCGGCCAGTGCCCCAGCCTAGAGGGGCGACTGGGCCGCCTGGAGGGAGTCTGTGAGCGGCTGGACACGGTGGCCGGGGGACTGCAGGGCCTGCGCGAAGGCCTCTCCAGACACGTggctgggctctgggctgggctACGGGAAACCAACAGCACCAGCCAGACACAGGCCGCCCTGCTGGAGAAGCTGCTAGGGGGGCAGGCCGGCCTGGGCAGGAGGCTCAGCGCCCTTAACAGCTCCCTGCTGCTCCTGGAGGACCGGCTTCACCAGCTCAGTCTGAAGGACCTCACTG GTCCTGCAGGTGAGGCTGGGCCACCAGGGCCTCCCGGGGTAGAGGGACCCCCAGGCCCTGCCGGACCTCCGGGACCTCCAGGCAAGGATGGACAAAAGGGGCCCATCGGACCACCAG GTCCCCAAGGTGAACAGG GAGCAGAGGGGGCACCAGCAGCCTCTGTGCCCCGGGTGGCCTTTTCAGCTGCCCTGAGTTTGCCCCGCTCTGAACCAGgcacagtgccctttgacagagTCCTGCTCAACGATGGGGGCTACTATGATCCAGAGACTG GCGTGTTCACGGCGCCTATAGCCGGACGCTACTTGCTGAGCGCGGTGCTGACTGGGCACCGGCACGAGAAAGTGGAGGCCGTGCTGTCCCGCTCCAACTTGGGCGTGGCCCGCATAGACTCCGGTGGCTACGAGCCTGAGGGCCTGGAGAATAAGCCGGTGGCCGAGAGCCAGCCCAGCCCGGGCGCCCTAGGCGTCTTCAGCCTCATTCTGCCGCTGCAGGCCGGGGACACGGTCTGCATCGACCTGGTCATGGGGCAGCTGGCGCACTCGGAGGAACCGCTCACCATCTTCAGCGGAGCCCTGCTCTACGGGGACCTGGAGCTAGAACAGGCATAG